A DNA window from Planctomycetota bacterium contains the following coding sequences:
- the nusA gene encoding transcription termination factor NusA has translation MNGEVLRIVDAIHREKGIDKERIFETIEQALSLAAKKHLNTKEMPVVKIDREKGDITAFDGEHPIETTALGRIAYQAARQLFVQKLREVESESVFSEFAHKKGDIVTCTVSRFEGPHLICKIGDKAEATMLKGDQVPGENYRIGDRLRAYVSEVEKRGTRVRVYVSRAHEDFVRRLFELEVPEIADGTVVIKGIAREPGYRTKITVHSINDRVDCLGACVGVRGSRIRNVVDELNGENVDIVRWSDNPLELIKNSLKPAEIAEVILEEGQKRATVYVLKDQLSQAIGKGGRNVRLASKLAGWEIDIYELGAETAASAEAPAEGGTATAPEAPAPPPAAPPEAEGQEKKNEG, from the coding sequence ATGAACGGGGAAGTTCTCAGAATCGTCGACGCGATCCACCGCGAGAAGGGGATCGACAAGGAGCGGATCTTCGAGACCATCGAGCAGGCGCTCTCCCTGGCCGCGAAGAAACACTTGAATACCAAGGAGATGCCGGTGGTCAAGATCGACCGCGAGAAGGGGGATATTACCGCGTTCGACGGGGAGCATCCGATCGAGACCACGGCCTTGGGGCGGATCGCCTACCAGGCGGCCCGGCAGCTTTTCGTCCAGAAGCTCCGGGAAGTGGAAAGCGAGAGCGTCTTTTCGGAGTTCGCCCACAAAAAGGGGGACATCGTCACCTGCACGGTCAGCCGGTTCGAGGGGCCGCACCTGATCTGCAAGATCGGGGACAAGGCCGAGGCCACGATGCTCAAGGGCGACCAGGTGCCGGGGGAGAATTACCGGATCGGAGACCGTCTGAGGGCGTACGTTTCGGAGGTCGAAAAGCGGGGCACGCGGGTTCGGGTGTACGTCTCGCGGGCGCACGAGGATTTCGTGCGGCGGCTTTTCGAGCTGGAGGTGCCGGAGATCGCCGACGGAACGGTGGTGATCAAGGGCATCGCCCGGGAGCCGGGATACCGGACGAAGATCACGGTGCATTCGATCAACGACCGGGTGGACTGCCTGGGGGCCTGCGTGGGGGTCCGGGGGAGCCGCATCCGCAACGTGGTGGACGAGCTCAACGGGGAGAACGTGGATATCGTCCGGTGGAGCGACAATCCTCTGGAGCTCATCAAGAATTCGCTCAAGCCGGCCGAGATCGCGGAAGTGATTCTGGAGGAAGGGCAGAAGCGGGCCACGGTGTACGTGCTCAAGGACCAGCTTTCGCAGGCCATCGGGAAGGGCGGTCGGAACGTACGGCTGGCCTCGAAGCTGGCCGGCTGGGAGATCGACATTTACGAGCTGGGGGCGGAGACGGCGGCTTCGGCGGAAGCGCCCGCGGAAGGCGGGACGGCGACCGCCCCGGAGGCCCCCGCGCCGCCGCCGGCCGCGCCCCCCGAGGCTGAAGGGCAAGAGAAGAAGAATGAGGGTTAG